The following are encoded in a window of Sutcliffiella horikoshii genomic DNA:
- a CDS encoding RsfA family transcriptional regulator → MKVRQDAWSHEDDLLLAETVLRYIRDGGTQLAAFEEVGDALNRTSAACGFRWNAEVRKKYEPAVAIAKKQRKEKKRAQEKIAKMQQKSESAPTKKATNQPLEMEWLPAPAPKVASDEKVSLPFEYDMEDEEYAPLPVRNAATTFSAPSAASTITLDDCIHFLQNFQQNQNSDYRLQLESDRLLKENQLLKQKNQSLEKQLKNLEEQQVAINEDYEMLVQIMDRARRLTGSSMQDEVM, encoded by the coding sequence ATGAAAGTTAGACAAGATGCATGGTCTCACGAAGATGATCTATTACTTGCAGAGACTGTTTTACGATACATAAGAGATGGTGGCACCCAGCTTGCTGCCTTTGAAGAAGTCGGAGATGCACTAAATCGCACATCAGCTGCATGTGGATTCAGGTGGAATGCAGAAGTGAGGAAAAAGTATGAACCTGCCGTCGCCATAGCCAAGAAGCAACGAAAAGAGAAAAAGCGAGCGCAAGAAAAGATAGCAAAAATGCAACAAAAAAGCGAGTCAGCTCCAACAAAGAAAGCTACCAATCAACCATTGGAGATGGAATGGCTACCTGCACCTGCACCAAAAGTTGCTTCTGACGAAAAAGTCAGCCTGCCGTTTGAATATGATATGGAAGATGAAGAGTACGCACCACTTCCAGTGCGAAATGCAGCAACGACTTTTTCAGCACCGTCTGCTGCGTCTACTATTACCCTTGACGACTGCATTCACTTTTTGCAAAACTTCCAACAAAACCAGAATTCCGATTATCGTTTGCAGTTGGAAAGTGATAGGCTTCTAAAAGAAAATCAATTGTTGAAGCAAAAAAATCAATCCCTTGAAAAGCAGCTTAAGAATTTAGAAGAACAACAAGTTGCGATAAACGAAGACTATGAAATGCTCGTCCAAATCATGGACCGTGCCAGAAGATTGACCGGCAGCAGCATGCAGGATGAAGTGATGTAA
- the aspS gene encoding aspartate--tRNA ligase — protein MQGRTYNCGEVPQSSIGETIELKGWVQKRRDLGGLIFLDLRDRTGLVQIVFNPDVSAEALKTAESVRNEYVLYIKGKVVARDEATVNPNLKTGAIEVQAEAIEVLNAAKTPPFVLDSKTEVNEDIRLKYRYLDLRRPVMFDTLKMRHDVTRSIREFLNDQQFMEVETPILTKSTPEGARDYLVPSRVHPGEFYALPQSPQIFKQLLMVSGVERYYQIARCFRDEDLRADRQPEFTQVDIETSFLSQEEIIGMMEDMMRMVMKNTKNVDVPETFPRITYQDAMNRYGSDKPDTRFEMELVNLSEQVADCGFKVFSAAVNNGGQVKAINVKGAASKYSRKDIDALTEFVAVYGAKGLAWLKVEAEGLKGPIAKFFNEEEQQGFIQSLDAAEGDLILFVADKKSVVADALGALRLKLGKELGLIDESKFNFLWVTDWPLLEYDEEAGRYFAAHHPFTMPVREDLPLLETNPGEVRAQAYDLVLNGYELGGGSLRIYERDIQEKMFAVLGFSKEEATEQFGFLLEAFEYGTPPHGGIALGLDRLVMLLAGRTNLRDTIAFPKTASASCILTEAPSPVAGGQLDELHLSLAVKKE, from the coding sequence ATGCAAGGTAGAACATATAACTGTGGCGAAGTCCCACAATCATCCATCGGAGAAACAATTGAGTTAAAAGGCTGGGTGCAAAAGCGCCGTGACCTTGGAGGGCTTATCTTCTTAGACCTTCGTGACCGTACAGGACTTGTGCAGATTGTCTTCAATCCAGACGTGTCCGCAGAAGCTTTAAAAACAGCAGAAAGTGTACGTAACGAATACGTTTTATATATTAAAGGAAAAGTGGTTGCGCGTGACGAGGCAACAGTCAACCCTAACCTGAAAACAGGTGCAATCGAGGTGCAGGCAGAGGCAATTGAGGTTTTGAATGCTGCGAAAACACCACCATTCGTATTGGACAGCAAGACAGAAGTAAATGAAGACATTCGATTAAAATACCGTTACTTGGACCTTCGCCGTCCGGTTATGTTTGATACATTGAAAATGCGTCATGACGTAACACGCTCCATCCGTGAATTCCTGAATGACCAGCAATTCATGGAAGTGGAAACGCCTATTTTGACTAAAAGCACGCCAGAAGGTGCACGCGACTATCTAGTACCAAGCCGTGTACACCCAGGTGAATTTTACGCATTGCCACAGTCTCCGCAAATCTTCAAGCAACTATTGATGGTTTCCGGTGTGGAGCGCTATTATCAGATCGCTCGTTGCTTCCGTGACGAAGACCTTCGTGCAGACAGACAGCCTGAATTCACACAAGTCGACATTGAGACTTCTTTCTTATCACAAGAAGAGATCATCGGCATGATGGAAGACATGATGAGAATGGTCATGAAAAATACGAAGAATGTGGATGTACCAGAAACATTCCCGCGTATTACGTATCAAGATGCCATGAACAGATACGGTTCCGACAAGCCAGACACTCGCTTTGAAATGGAACTTGTGAATCTATCCGAGCAGGTAGCTGACTGCGGATTTAAAGTATTCAGCGCAGCCGTTAATAATGGCGGTCAAGTAAAAGCCATTAATGTAAAAGGTGCGGCAAGCAAATACTCCCGCAAAGACATCGATGCATTGACTGAATTTGTTGCTGTTTACGGAGCAAAAGGTCTAGCTTGGTTAAAAGTAGAAGCAGAAGGATTGAAAGGTCCTATCGCAAAATTCTTCAATGAAGAAGAACAACAAGGATTCATCCAATCTTTAGATGCTGCAGAAGGGGACTTGATCCTATTTGTGGCAGATAAAAAATCTGTTGTTGCAGATGCTCTAGGTGCTCTACGTTTAAAACTTGGAAAAGAACTTGGTCTGATTGACGAAAGCAAGTTCAACTTCTTATGGGTAACGGACTGGCCATTACTTGAGTACGATGAGGAAGCAGGCCGCTACTTTGCCGCTCACCACCCATTCACAATGCCGGTTCGAGAAGACCTTCCATTACTGGAAACAAACCCAGGTGAAGTTCGTGCTCAAGCCTACGATTTAGTATTGAACGGTTATGAGCTAGGCGGAGGTTCATTGCGTATTTACGAACGTGATATCCAAGAAAAAATGTTTGCAGTACTTGGTTTCAGTAAAGAAGAGGCAACAGAGCAATTCGGTTTCTTACTTGAAGCATTCGAATACGGAACTCCTCCACATGGTGGAATCGCGCTTGGTTTGGACCGTTTGGTTATGTTGTTGGCAGGCAGAACGAATCTACGTGACACCATTGCATTCCCGAAAACGGCAAGTGCAAGCTGCATCCTGACAGAAGCACCAAGTCCAGTTGCCGGTGGGCAATTAGACGAGTTACACTTGTCGTTAGCTGTCAAAAAAGAGTAG
- the hisS gene encoding histidine--tRNA ligase → MAIQIPRGTQDILPGTVEKWQYIEAKAKEICELYNYKEIRTPIFESTELFLRGVGDTTDVVQKEMYTFEDRGGRSLTLRPEGTASVARSYVNNKMFGSPTQPTKLYYIGQMFRYERPQAGRFRQFVQFGIEALGSNDPSIDAEVIALAVELYKSLGLNNLKVVINSLGDKESRQAHRDALINHFQPRINEFCGDCQGRLEKNPLRILDCKKDRDHELMATAPSILDYLNEESKVYFDKVVAYLSTLGIQYEIDPNLVRGLDYYYHTAFEIMSTSEGFGAITTLCGGGRYNGLVQEIGGPETPGIGFALSIERLISAMEAENVKFPFEDSIDCYVVALGDKAKETAVKLLFDLRKAGIVAEKDYQDKKMKAQFKAADRLQAKYTIVFGDDELEKGVVSIKEMETGEQQEVAFEDAVAFITAKKSGER, encoded by the coding sequence ATGGCGATTCAGATACCGCGTGGTACGCAGGATATTTTACCTGGTACGGTGGAGAAGTGGCAGTATATTGAGGCGAAGGCGAAGGAGATTTGTGAGTTATATAATTATAAGGAGATCCGGACGCCGATTTTTGAGAGCACGGAGTTGTTTTTAAGAGGTGTGGGGGATACAACCGATGTGGTGCAGAAGGAGATGTACACATTTGAGGACCGTGGTGGAAGAAGCCTTACCCTTCGCCCGGAAGGAACAGCTTCCGTAGCGCGTTCTTACGTAAATAACAAAATGTTCGGTTCACCGACGCAACCGACAAAACTCTACTATATCGGCCAGATGTTCCGTTATGAACGTCCACAGGCAGGGCGCTTCCGCCAGTTTGTACAATTCGGAATCGAAGCACTAGGAAGCAATGATCCTTCCATTGATGCAGAAGTAATTGCTTTGGCAGTGGAATTATATAAAAGCTTAGGGCTCAATAATTTAAAAGTTGTCATCAACAGCTTAGGGGACAAGGAAAGCCGTCAAGCACACAGAGATGCGTTGATCAATCACTTCCAACCGAGAATCAACGAGTTCTGCGGTGATTGCCAAGGACGTCTAGAAAAAAACCCTCTCAGAATACTTGATTGTAAGAAAGACCGTGATCATGAGTTGATGGCAACAGCACCATCTATATTGGATTACTTGAATGAAGAATCCAAGGTTTATTTTGATAAAGTGGTAGCTTATCTTTCCACACTAGGCATTCAATATGAAATTGATCCGAACTTGGTGCGTGGACTAGATTACTATTATCACACAGCATTTGAGATCATGAGCACGTCTGAAGGTTTCGGTGCGATAACAACCCTATGTGGTGGAGGACGCTACAACGGACTTGTCCAAGAAATCGGAGGGCCGGAAACACCTGGTATCGGATTTGCACTAAGCATTGAGCGTCTAATATCGGCTATGGAAGCAGAAAATGTAAAGTTTCCATTCGAAGATTCCATCGATTGTTATGTGGTCGCGCTTGGTGACAAAGCGAAAGAAACAGCAGTAAAATTACTTTTCGACCTTAGAAAAGCAGGAATTGTAGCAGAAAAAGATTACCAAGATAAAAAAATGAAAGCCCAGTTCAAAGCAGCTGACCGCCTGCAAGCAAAATACACCATCGTATTTGGTGATGATGAGTTAGAAAAAGGCGTCGTCTCTATTAAAGAAATGGAAACAGGCGAACAACAGGAAGTTGCATTTGAAGATGCAGTAGCATTCATAACAGCAAAGAAAAGTGGGGAGAGATAA
- a CDS encoding tRNA threonylcarbamoyladenosine dehydratase produces the protein MLHQFSRNELAIGKEGLETLKNSTVAVLGIGGVGSFSAEALARSGVGRLILVDKDDVDITNVNRQIHALMSTVGQPKADLMKARIQDINPDCEVIALKMFYTEETYEEFFSYGLDYVIDASDTISYKIHLMKECLKRKIPMVSSMGAANKMDPTRFKMADISKTHTDPIAKVIRTRLRKEGIHKGIKVVFSDESPIVIREDVRKTVGNDNAEIRKAKMPPSSNAFVPSVAGLILGGYVINDILKDIKIQRVGGQQ, from the coding sequence GTGTTACACCAATTTTCACGAAACGAATTGGCTATAGGTAAAGAAGGTTTAGAAACCCTTAAAAATAGCACGGTTGCAGTATTAGGAATAGGCGGAGTAGGATCGTTTTCAGCAGAAGCATTAGCACGTTCTGGCGTTGGCCGCCTTATTTTAGTAGATAAAGATGATGTCGATATTACAAATGTTAACCGTCAGATTCATGCACTTATGTCCACAGTGGGTCAACCAAAAGCTGACCTGATGAAAGCACGAATCCAGGACATCAATCCTGACTGTGAAGTAATTGCACTTAAAATGTTCTATACAGAAGAAACGTACGAAGAGTTCTTCAGCTATGGCCTCGATTATGTTATTGATGCATCAGATACAATTTCCTATAAAATTCATTTAATGAAAGAGTGTCTAAAGCGCAAAATTCCGATGGTTTCCAGTATGGGAGCGGCAAATAAGATGGATCCAACCCGTTTCAAAATGGCGGACATCTCCAAAACTCACACAGATCCTATCGCTAAAGTCATCCGAACTCGCCTTCGTAAAGAAGGGATTCACAAAGGCATCAAAGTAGTATTCTCTGATGAGAGCCCAATTGTCATTCGTGAGGATGTTCGGAAAACGGTCGGTAATGATAATGCAGAAATTCGTAAAGCAAAAATGCCACCTTCCTCCAATGCATTCGTTCCTTCAGTAGCGGGACTTATCCTTGGTGGTTATGTCATCAATGATATATTAAAGGATATAAAAATACAGCGTGTTGGTGGACAACAATAA